The Halichondria panicea chromosome 6, odHalPani1.1, whole genome shotgun sequence genomic sequence CTCGAAGCAGCCACCCTCCCAACCAGCTCAACAGGTGAGTATAGCGGGCTTAGAAGCAAGAAGTGtattgcatgcagtgttacaatgtataattagtTCCTGGTAGTGTTTTGAGTGTGTGTCAGAAAGTACTCTGATTCTCCATCTGACCGTACAGGTAGAGTTGATTGGGAGCAGTGATATGAGAATGAAGCAGCTAAGGATAATATCAAAGAACAAGAACAGAAAGCGAATGACCTCGTGGTAAGTGTTTCAGATTTCCTCTAACAGCTAGTGTACAAGTTCCGTGTGTATTTAACCTACCACCTATTatccaggctataattatacgtactttagttatctacatgtaattaggtAGGGTCTTTAGGAGGAAATTCCCTTACAAATATCCCCCACTATAGCAACCTGAATTGTAGCAATAAATTGTTGAGAGGATAAGTAGTACACCACATCTTTGCAAATGCTGCCACGCCCTTTCTCGAGAGGCACCCaaaaacaatataattatacacacgaACTACGGATGCTTTCCCAACATTAGAACTCCTCATGCATATGAACACCATGCATAGACTCTGACACTCAGTAACATGCTTTAAAATACTTTATGTGGTTGTGTACTTAACAGTGACCCTGTACACAATGCAAGAAAACAACAATGTGAGTAcataatatgtacatgcatatatacaatgtacaatatgGGAGCTCAGGTATAAGGTTATTTACGCCGCTTCTTAGCAGCAGGTACTTGAGACGTCTCAGTGGCTGAGGCCGAGGCCTTACGGTTGGAGGTGGGGGTGCGGCAAACTGAAAGGGTTGTTGCTGGAAGGAAATACAATTGGTTTGAAGTACGCCAAGTTTTTGTTTTtgcgttgagcagttacagagctggaatacacacacacggacacagtcagctttatgCCGTAGTCCTCGTGCGGtcgagacataattatgtcaatgtTCGTAGACACTAAAGCTACCACTCAAGTAATCTcctatacgtacatatattTGTTGTACAGCACTCACCAATTGGTGGTGGTTGAGGTTGAGGGCTCTCCTCCTCAGTTGTAATCATAGTCCTCCACACTCTCTTGAGCCTCACTGGGGCCATGCAACACTGTACTGGTTTCACTCTCCTCTGAAACTAAGACAAACCATATAGTTCACCAAAAACCTACTGGAGCATAGAAGAGTTACCTTCTTGTTCATCATTGGCTGCCTCCTCCTGCCCGTTTCCTATGAGGTAGTAACAAGTGATATTGGCCAACGTCACCTGCACTCCGTCCGTCAGCTCATAATAGATGTTAGGCTTGAGGGCCACCTGGGAGGTGGGAGGGAGTGACATGCACATCACTACAATTACATCTCAGTGTAAGTTAGATTTTTGTCTTGTCGCTCAATAATCATTTAACCAGCGGTCAAACATTAGACAATCTAACTgtctcacatgcatgtacatgtatgtatgattgCAATACCACCTTTCGCCTGAACGTCTTATTCCGACTTCCAAGATCCTTTATAAAGTGTGAACCCTTCTCCACAAGTATCTGTGCATGTTTCCGGGAGAGGGACCCATTGGAGAGTGTCACATCACAATCCTCCCCACGTCCTACCAAGTTATCCCCTGTTGTACATATATGTGTGTATAGAAAATCGgggacacacgcacacacacatgcacagagtaTGTACAATCGACTCACCCTCTTTGAGGAAATAGTCGAAATATACCGGGGGTGTATATTCTACGTTTTGGGAGATATTCTTGTCCTGGGAGAGCACTCGCAAAAGGCTCGCTGATTGGTGCTCAAAGTCTCATCACGCTCTGCCGTTAGTCTTTCTGGTTGACATTATCAGAAGGTATCAgagtgagcagactcagaatatatacagacagacagaccgGACTATAACCTGTGGCCCGCctacgcgcctcgggttaataacaATCATCGTTTACCATATTTGAACTCAATGTAGGGGCATATGTCAGTAATATCTTTGTATCTTGTGATGGTATGCACATAAAATACTACTGTTCATGTTTGGCTATATAAATACAGAAAAATAGGAGATGGTATCTGGGCGTGTCTATAGCGATAGTATTGTAAAACATGCCGTAAATGCCTATTACAATATTCAACCTACCGTTCCATTAGTAATCGAACTGTGATTGCAAATACGCTTTAATAATTTACCTGTTTCAGGCAAGATTCCTCCTGGGCTGTGGTTAGGACTCTGCGACAGGTCATTAATTAACCTCTATTATACAGGGTTTACAAACCTGATTTGGCTCTTGTTCCTGCAGGAATACGCTGGACGGCTCGCTTGTTGGGTTGTGAGAGGAATCTTCCATGCTGGTTGCACTGTTGCTCAACTTGGTGAGATGTGAATAGCTTTCTGTTTGTGTAGCCTTTTATATTGTGAGCTTTGTGGGTTTTTTAGCTGAGCTCAGTGGTAAGTGTGGTTAGCTGGATGAGCACAGAGGAAAACCCTTACTATTTTTaggttatataattatagccattatGTCACACTTGTACACCTAGCTCCTACAGTTTAAGGTATTAGAGTGATGGCAAGGGTGGTGGTGTCTGGGGGGTATTTGTTGACATATACTGTACCGTTAATAAcccctagtacatgtataatt encodes the following:
- the LOC135337857 gene encoding uncharacterized protein LOC135337857 isoform X1, with protein sequence MYHHDRRFLHVPPNKLKVNSKQPPSQPAQQVELIGSSDMRMKQLRIISKNKNRKRMTSWQDSSWAVVRTLRQEYAGRLACWVVRGIFHAGCTVAQLGPTRSCLTLLSSFMGITPPTYNLGLCLCWLLVSKPGCCYDDSNSVYNKNFCGQVWVRR
- the LOC135337857 gene encoding uncharacterized protein LOC135337857 isoform X2, whose protein sequence is MYHHDRRFLHVPPNKLKVNSKQPPSQPAQQVELIGSSDMRMKQLRIISKNKNRKRMTSWQDSSWAVVRTLRQEYAGRLACWVVRGIFHAGCTVAQLGPTRSCLTLLSSFMGITPPTYNLGLCLCWLLVSKPGCCYDDSNSVYNKNFCGQ